A region of Syngnathoides biaculeatus isolate LvHL_M chromosome 20, ASM1980259v1, whole genome shotgun sequence DNA encodes the following proteins:
- the LOC133493156 gene encoding histidine ammonia-lyase-like isoform X3 yields MRRCPSGELLDHDDSAADVLDHNDFVRLVFADEDDDISASLLAASVHPYQEPSKFISLDGSGLTTADLVALGQGSYKIKLTPEAADKVNKCRAVIDAFTAEGKVVYGVNTGFGKFAHTLIPNELLVQLQKNLVLSHSAGVGPPLSVERTRMLLAQRINVLAKGYSGISMETLDAMIQAFNASCLSWVPEKGTLGASGDLAPLAHLALGLMGEGRMWSPQSGWADAKAVLKGHGLKPLVLKPKEGIAAINGTQFISSLGAEAVERAWGVARQADVIAALSLEALRGSARPFHRAIHAVRPHPGQVEVAQRLCALLDSPVFPSQISESHRCCNRVQDAYALRCIPQVHGIVNDTIKFVQMIITTEMNSATDNPLVFAESGETFSCGNFHGEYPAKALDYLAIGVHELASLSERRIERLVNPALSELPAFLVKDGGLNSGFMIAHCTAAALVSESKALCHPSSVDSLSTSAATEDHVSMGGWAARKALRVVEQVEQVLAIELLAACQALEFLRPLQTAAPLQKVYQLVRSVVSAWDKDRIMSPDIEAAHALLRQQKVWAEIQPYVDEYRNKMQA; encoded by the exons ATGCGGAGGTGTCCGAGCGGCGAGCTTCTCGACCACGACGACAGCGCGGCGGACGTCCTGGACCACAATGACTTTGTCCGTTTAG tgtTTGCAGATGAAGACGACGACATCAGCGCTTCTCTGTTGGCCGCATCAGT GCACCCCTACCAGGAGCCGAGTAAG TTCATCTCTCTGGACGGCAGCGGTCTGACCACGGCGGATCTGGTGGCCTTGGGCCAGGGCTCCTACAAAATAAAG TTAACTCCAGAGGCAGCGGACAAAGTTAATAAATGCAGAGCGGTGATCGACGCCTTTACAGCGGAAGGAAAAG TTGTGTATGGAGTCAACACCGGTTTTGGAAAATTTGCCCACACACTCATCCCAAATGAATTACTGGT gcAACTCCAAAAGAATCTTGTCCTCTCCCACAGTGCCG GTGTGGGCCCCCCGTTGAGCGTGGAGAGGACCCGGATGCTGCTGGCGCAGAGAATCAACGTGCTGGCCAAAGGCTACAGCGGCATCTCCATGGAAACCCTTGATGCCATGATCCAGGCCTTCAATG CATCTTGTCTGTCCTGGGTCCCCGAGAAGGGCACGCTGGGGGCGAGCGGCGACTTGGCCCCCCTGGCCCACCTCGCCCTGGGCCTGATGGGGGAGGGCAGAATGTGGTCGCCGCAGAGCGGCTGGGCCGACGCCAAGGCG GTACTTAAAGGACATGGTCTCAAACCGCTCGTGCTCAAGCCAAAAGAG GGCATAGCTGCCATCAACGGCACCCAGTTTATCTCGTCGCTGGGGGCGGAGGCTGTGGAGCGCGCCTGGGGCGTGGCCAGGCAAGCCGACGTCATCGCCGCCTTAAGTTTGGAGGCCCTGAGAGGAAGCGCCAGACCCTTCCATCGTG CTATCCACGCGGTGAGACCACATCCTGGACAGGTGGAGGTGGCCCAGAGGCTGTGCGCTCTTTTGGACTCTCCCGTTTTCCCCTCACAGATTTCAG AAAGTCACAGGTGCTGCAATCGTGTCCAGGACGCCTACGCGCTGCGCTGCATCCCGCAG GTTCACGGAATCGTGAATGACACCATCAAGTTTGTCCAGATGATCATCACAACTGAAATGAACAGCGCCACTGACAACCCT CTGGTGTTCGCTGAGAGCGGAGAGACTTTTTCCTGTGGGAATTTCCACGGAGAGTATCCCGCGAAG gcgctGGACTACTTGGCCATCGGTGTGCACGAGCTGGCCAGTTTAAGCGAGAGGAGGATCGAGAGGCTGGTGAACCCGGCCCTCAGCGAGCTGCCGGCCTTCCTGGTCAAAGACGGAGGCTTGAACTCGGGCTTCATGATCGCGCACTGCACCGCCGCCGCTTTGG TATCCGAGTCCAAGGCTTTGTGCCACCCGTCCTCCGTTGACTCCCTGTCCACCAGCGCCGCCACGGAAGACCACGTGTCCATGGGCGGCTGGGCTGCCCGCAAAGCTCTCCGGGTCGTGGAGCAGGTGGAGCAAG TGCTGGCCATCGAGCTGCTGGCTGCCTGTCAGGCTCTGGAGTTCCTGCGTCCGCTCCAGACCGCGGCGCCTCTGCAGAAGGTCTACCAACTTGTTCGCTCTGTTGTCAG TGCCTGGGATAAAGACCGCATCATGAGCCCTGATATAGAAGCTGCGCACGCACTCCTCAGACAGCAAAAG GTGTGGGCTGAGATTCAACCATACGTGGACGAGTACAGGAACAAGATGCAGGCGTGA
- the LOC133493156 gene encoding histidine ammonia-lyase-like isoform X2, with protein MRCVSVCVRGDWFRVAVGVPSPSVRSLGCTALRRYHGPRNPGKEAGGSEFRMRRCPSGELLDHDDSAADVLDHNDFVRLVFADEDDDISASLLAASVHPYQEPSKFISLDGSGLTTADLVALGQGSYKIKLTPEAADKVNKCRAVIDAFTAEGKVVYGVNTGFGKFAHTLIPNELLVQLQKNLVLSHSAGVGPPLSVERTRMLLAQRINVLAKGYSGISMETLDAMIQAFNASCLSWVPEKGTLGASGDLAPLAHLALGLMGEGRMWSPQSGWADAKAVLKGHGLKPLVLKPKEGIAAINGTQFISSLGAEAVERAWGVARQADVIAALSLEALRGSARPFHRAIHAVRPHPGQVEVAQRLCALLDSPVFPSQISESHRCCNRVQDAYALRCIPQVHGIVNDTIKFVQMIITTEMNSATDNPLVFAESGETFSCGNFHGEYPAKALDYLAIGVHELASLSERRIERLVNPALSELPAFLVKDGGLNSGFMIAHCTAAALVSESKALCHPSSVDSLSTSAATEDHVSMGGWAARKALRVVEQVEQVLAIELLAACQALEFLRPLQTAAPLQKVYQLVRSVVSAWDKDRIMSPDIEAAHALLRQQKVWAEIQPYVDEYRNKMQA; from the exons ATGCGTTGCGTGTCCGTCTGCGTCCGAGGGGACTGGTTCCGGGTGGCCGTCGGGGTCCCGTCGCCCTCCGTGCGCTCGCTGGGCTGCACGGCCCTGCGCCGCTACCACGGGCCCAGGAATCCGGGAAAGGAAGCCGGCGGGTCGGAGTTCAGGATGCGGAGGTGTCCGAGCGGCGAGCTTCTCGACCACGACGACAGCGCGGCGGACGTCCTGGACCACAATGACTTTGTCCGTTTAG tgtTTGCAGATGAAGACGACGACATCAGCGCTTCTCTGTTGGCCGCATCAGT GCACCCCTACCAGGAGCCGAGTAAG TTCATCTCTCTGGACGGCAGCGGTCTGACCACGGCGGATCTGGTGGCCTTGGGCCAGGGCTCCTACAAAATAAAG TTAACTCCAGAGGCAGCGGACAAAGTTAATAAATGCAGAGCGGTGATCGACGCCTTTACAGCGGAAGGAAAAG TTGTGTATGGAGTCAACACCGGTTTTGGAAAATTTGCCCACACACTCATCCCAAATGAATTACTGGT gcAACTCCAAAAGAATCTTGTCCTCTCCCACAGTGCCG GTGTGGGCCCCCCGTTGAGCGTGGAGAGGACCCGGATGCTGCTGGCGCAGAGAATCAACGTGCTGGCCAAAGGCTACAGCGGCATCTCCATGGAAACCCTTGATGCCATGATCCAGGCCTTCAATG CATCTTGTCTGTCCTGGGTCCCCGAGAAGGGCACGCTGGGGGCGAGCGGCGACTTGGCCCCCCTGGCCCACCTCGCCCTGGGCCTGATGGGGGAGGGCAGAATGTGGTCGCCGCAGAGCGGCTGGGCCGACGCCAAGGCG GTACTTAAAGGACATGGTCTCAAACCGCTCGTGCTCAAGCCAAAAGAG GGCATAGCTGCCATCAACGGCACCCAGTTTATCTCGTCGCTGGGGGCGGAGGCTGTGGAGCGCGCCTGGGGCGTGGCCAGGCAAGCCGACGTCATCGCCGCCTTAAGTTTGGAGGCCCTGAGAGGAAGCGCCAGACCCTTCCATCGTG CTATCCACGCGGTGAGACCACATCCTGGACAGGTGGAGGTGGCCCAGAGGCTGTGCGCTCTTTTGGACTCTCCCGTTTTCCCCTCACAGATTTCAG AAAGTCACAGGTGCTGCAATCGTGTCCAGGACGCCTACGCGCTGCGCTGCATCCCGCAG GTTCACGGAATCGTGAATGACACCATCAAGTTTGTCCAGATGATCATCACAACTGAAATGAACAGCGCCACTGACAACCCT CTGGTGTTCGCTGAGAGCGGAGAGACTTTTTCCTGTGGGAATTTCCACGGAGAGTATCCCGCGAAG gcgctGGACTACTTGGCCATCGGTGTGCACGAGCTGGCCAGTTTAAGCGAGAGGAGGATCGAGAGGCTGGTGAACCCGGCCCTCAGCGAGCTGCCGGCCTTCCTGGTCAAAGACGGAGGCTTGAACTCGGGCTTCATGATCGCGCACTGCACCGCCGCCGCTTTGG TATCCGAGTCCAAGGCTTTGTGCCACCCGTCCTCCGTTGACTCCCTGTCCACCAGCGCCGCCACGGAAGACCACGTGTCCATGGGCGGCTGGGCTGCCCGCAAAGCTCTCCGGGTCGTGGAGCAGGTGGAGCAAG TGCTGGCCATCGAGCTGCTGGCTGCCTGTCAGGCTCTGGAGTTCCTGCGTCCGCTCCAGACCGCGGCGCCTCTGCAGAAGGTCTACCAACTTGTTCGCTCTGTTGTCAG TGCCTGGGATAAAGACCGCATCATGAGCCCTGATATAGAAGCTGCGCACGCACTCCTCAGACAGCAAAAG GTGTGGGCTGAGATTCAACCATACGTGGACGAGTACAGGAACAAGATGCAGGCGTGA
- the LOC133493156 gene encoding histidine ammonia-lyase-like isoform X4: protein MQSGDRRLYSGRKRQLQKNLVLSHSAGVGPPLSVERTRMLLAQRINVLAKGYSGISMETLDAMIQAFNASCLSWVPEKGTLGASGDLAPLAHLALGLMGEGRMWSPQSGWADAKAVLKGHGLKPLVLKPKEGIAAINGTQFISSLGAEAVERAWGVARQADVIAALSLEALRGSARPFHRAIHAVRPHPGQVEVAQRLCALLDSPVFPSQISESHRCCNRVQDAYALRCIPQVHGIVNDTIKFVQMIITTEMNSATDNPLVFAESGETFSCGNFHGEYPAKALDYLAIGVHELASLSERRIERLVNPALSELPAFLVKDGGLNSGFMIAHCTAAALVSESKALCHPSSVDSLSTSAATEDHVSMGGWAARKALRVVEQVEQVLAIELLAACQALEFLRPLQTAAPLQKVYQLVRSVVSAWDKDRIMSPDIEAAHALLRQQKVWAEIQPYVDEYRNKMQA from the exons ATGCAGAGCGGTGATCGACGCCTTTACAGCGGAAGGAAAAG gcAACTCCAAAAGAATCTTGTCCTCTCCCACAGTGCCG GTGTGGGCCCCCCGTTGAGCGTGGAGAGGACCCGGATGCTGCTGGCGCAGAGAATCAACGTGCTGGCCAAAGGCTACAGCGGCATCTCCATGGAAACCCTTGATGCCATGATCCAGGCCTTCAATG CATCTTGTCTGTCCTGGGTCCCCGAGAAGGGCACGCTGGGGGCGAGCGGCGACTTGGCCCCCCTGGCCCACCTCGCCCTGGGCCTGATGGGGGAGGGCAGAATGTGGTCGCCGCAGAGCGGCTGGGCCGACGCCAAGGCG GTACTTAAAGGACATGGTCTCAAACCGCTCGTGCTCAAGCCAAAAGAG GGCATAGCTGCCATCAACGGCACCCAGTTTATCTCGTCGCTGGGGGCGGAGGCTGTGGAGCGCGCCTGGGGCGTGGCCAGGCAAGCCGACGTCATCGCCGCCTTAAGTTTGGAGGCCCTGAGAGGAAGCGCCAGACCCTTCCATCGTG CTATCCACGCGGTGAGACCACATCCTGGACAGGTGGAGGTGGCCCAGAGGCTGTGCGCTCTTTTGGACTCTCCCGTTTTCCCCTCACAGATTTCAG AAAGTCACAGGTGCTGCAATCGTGTCCAGGACGCCTACGCGCTGCGCTGCATCCCGCAG GTTCACGGAATCGTGAATGACACCATCAAGTTTGTCCAGATGATCATCACAACTGAAATGAACAGCGCCACTGACAACCCT CTGGTGTTCGCTGAGAGCGGAGAGACTTTTTCCTGTGGGAATTTCCACGGAGAGTATCCCGCGAAG gcgctGGACTACTTGGCCATCGGTGTGCACGAGCTGGCCAGTTTAAGCGAGAGGAGGATCGAGAGGCTGGTGAACCCGGCCCTCAGCGAGCTGCCGGCCTTCCTGGTCAAAGACGGAGGCTTGAACTCGGGCTTCATGATCGCGCACTGCACCGCCGCCGCTTTGG TATCCGAGTCCAAGGCTTTGTGCCACCCGTCCTCCGTTGACTCCCTGTCCACCAGCGCCGCCACGGAAGACCACGTGTCCATGGGCGGCTGGGCTGCCCGCAAAGCTCTCCGGGTCGTGGAGCAGGTGGAGCAAG TGCTGGCCATCGAGCTGCTGGCTGCCTGTCAGGCTCTGGAGTTCCTGCGTCCGCTCCAGACCGCGGCGCCTCTGCAGAAGGTCTACCAACTTGTTCGCTCTGTTGTCAG TGCCTGGGATAAAGACCGCATCATGAGCCCTGATATAGAAGCTGCGCACGCACTCCTCAGACAGCAAAAG GTGTGGGCTGAGATTCAACCATACGTGGACGAGTACAGGAACAAGATGCAGGCGTGA